One Microbacterium trichothecenolyticum DNA window includes the following coding sequences:
- the mmsA gene encoding multiple monosaccharide ABC transporter ATP-binding protein, producing MRSITKEFPGVIALADVSLTVERGTVHAICGENGAGKSTLMKVLSGVYPAGDYRGEIVFDGNTVEFKDIRDSEAAGIVIIHQELALSPYLSIAENIFLGNEITHRGLIDWDATNREASKLLARVGLGDSPDVPVNEIGVGKQQLVEIAKALSKNVKLLILDEPTAALNDDDSEHLLDLIRHLRGQNITCIIISHKLNEIRAIADEVTIIRDGRTIETLDVATGGTSEDRIIRGMVGRELENRYPDRDVEIGEEVLRIEDWNVSHPTDAARTVIHNANLNVRAGEVVGIAGLMGAGRTELAMSVFGRSFGSRISGNVYIRGQKADTSTVPSAIRSGLAYVTEDRKGAGLNLIDTIKRNISLAGMRKLVKGGFVDGDEEYLVANRYRASMNIKAPSVDVVVGKLSGGNQQKVVLSQWLFSDPEVLILDEPTRGIDVGAKYEIYTIINSLAAQGKGVLVISSELPELLGICDRIYTLSEGHITGQLPIEEATPEALMVLMTKEKEADHVSA from the coding sequence ATGCGCTCGATCACCAAGGAGTTCCCCGGCGTCATCGCGCTCGCCGACGTGTCGTTGACCGTCGAGCGCGGGACGGTTCACGCCATCTGCGGCGAGAACGGCGCCGGCAAATCGACCCTCATGAAGGTGCTCAGCGGTGTGTATCCCGCGGGCGACTACCGCGGCGAGATCGTCTTCGACGGCAACACCGTCGAGTTCAAGGACATCCGCGACAGCGAAGCGGCCGGCATCGTCATCATCCACCAGGAGTTGGCGCTCAGCCCCTACCTCTCGATCGCCGAGAACATCTTCCTCGGCAACGAGATCACGCACCGCGGTCTCATCGACTGGGATGCCACCAATCGCGAGGCCTCGAAGCTCCTCGCCCGCGTGGGACTCGGCGACAGCCCCGACGTGCCCGTCAACGAGATCGGCGTCGGCAAGCAGCAGCTCGTCGAGATCGCCAAGGCCCTGTCGAAGAACGTCAAGCTCCTCATCCTCGACGAGCCCACCGCGGCCCTGAACGACGACGACTCCGAGCATCTGCTCGATCTCATCCGGCACCTGCGCGGGCAGAACATCACGTGCATCATCATCAGCCACAAGCTGAACGAGATCCGCGCCATCGCCGACGAGGTCACGATCATCCGCGACGGGCGCACGATCGAGACGCTCGACGTCGCCACCGGCGGCACGAGCGAAGACCGCATCATCCGCGGGATGGTGGGTCGTGAGCTCGAGAACCGCTACCCCGACCGCGACGTCGAGATCGGCGAAGAGGTCCTGCGCATCGAGGACTGGAACGTCAGCCACCCCACCGACGCCGCCCGCACCGTCATCCACAACGCCAACCTGAACGTGCGCGCCGGCGAGGTCGTCGGCATCGCCGGTCTCATGGGCGCGGGGCGCACGGAGCTGGCGATGAGCGTGTTCGGCAGGAGCTTCGGCTCGCGCATCTCGGGCAACGTCTACATCCGCGGCCAGAAGGCCGACACGTCCACCGTGCCCAGCGCCATCCGCAGCGGACTCGCGTACGTCACCGAGGACCGCAAGGGCGCAGGTCTGAACCTCATCGACACCATCAAGCGCAACATCTCGCTCGCGGGCATGCGCAAGCTCGTGAAGGGCGGGTTCGTCGACGGCGACGAGGAGTACCTCGTGGCCAACCGCTACCGCGCCTCGATGAACATCAAGGCGCCCAGCGTCGATGTGGTGGTCGGCAAGCTGTCCGGCGGCAACCAGCAGAAGGTCGTGCTGTCGCAGTGGCTCTTCTCCGACCCCGAGGTACTGATCCTCGACGAGCCGACCCGCGGCATCGATGTCGGCGCGAAGTACGAGATCTACACGATCATCAACTCCCTCGCGGCGCAGGGGAAGGGGGTGCTGGTCATCTCGAGCGAGCTGCCCGAGCTCCTCGGCATCTGCGACCGCATCTACACCCTCAGCGAAGGCCACATCACCGGCCAGCTGCCCATCGAAGAAGCCACCCCCGAGGCCCTCATGGTGCTCATGACGAAGGAAAAGGAAGCCGACCATGTCAGCGCTTGA
- the mmsB gene encoding multiple monosaccharide ABC transporter permease, with product MSALDNTVTPKGPATPKGPVGGGAGSGAGGIVQFFTSRLREIGIFIALIVIVLLFQALTGGRLLTAGNVSNIIVQNSYILILAIGMVMIIIAGHIDLSVGSVAAFVGAVSGVLIVQWGLPWWLGIVLSLLLGAVVGMWQGFWVAYIGIPAFIVTLAGMLLFRGLTQMTLGNTQITPFPTEYRQLGGGYLFPDLFPASSSPAEWITVALGALTLVLFVFSQVRQRAKRAALELQNEPKAAFLVKVIGGSALIAYLTYLLGVAPGSRGTPIVLVVLAVLIIGYSTVMSRSVFGRHIYAIGGNRTAAKLSGINTRRVDFLLFVNMGVLAALAGIVFTGRLNSAGPGAGNLFELDAIAASFIGGAAVQGGVGRVVGAIAGGLVMGVLNNGMSLMGISTDVQQFIKGLVLLLAVAFDVWNKNRTRG from the coding sequence ATGTCAGCGCTTGACAACACCGTGACCCCCAAGGGTCCCGCCACGCCGAAGGGTCCCGTCGGCGGCGGCGCCGGCAGCGGTGCCGGCGGCATCGTGCAGTTCTTCACCTCGCGCCTGCGCGAGATCGGCATCTTCATCGCCCTGATCGTGATCGTGCTGCTGTTCCAGGCGCTGACCGGCGGACGCCTGCTCACCGCGGGCAACGTCTCGAACATTATCGTCCAGAACAGCTACATCCTCATCCTCGCCATCGGCATGGTGATGATCATCATCGCCGGCCACATCGACCTGTCGGTCGGCTCGGTCGCTGCCTTCGTCGGTGCCGTGTCGGGTGTGCTCATCGTGCAGTGGGGCCTGCCCTGGTGGCTGGGCATCGTGCTCTCGCTCCTCCTCGGTGCCGTCGTCGGCATGTGGCAGGGCTTCTGGGTGGCCTACATCGGCATCCCCGCGTTCATCGTGACCCTCGCGGGCATGCTCTTGTTCCGCGGTCTGACCCAGATGACGCTGGGCAACACGCAGATCACGCCGTTCCCCACCGAGTACCGCCAGCTCGGCGGTGGGTATCTCTTCCCCGACCTCTTCCCGGCCTCGTCGTCGCCGGCGGAGTGGATCACGGTGGCCCTCGGCGCGCTGACGCTCGTGCTCTTCGTCTTCTCGCAGGTCCGTCAGCGCGCCAAGCGTGCGGCCCTCGAGCTGCAGAACGAGCCGAAGGCGGCGTTCCTGGTCAAGGTCATCGGCGGCAGCGCGCTCATCGCGTACCTCACCTACCTGCTGGGTGTCGCACCCGGCTCGCGCGGCACGCCCATCGTGCTCGTGGTGCTGGCCGTGCTCATCATCGGCTACTCCACCGTCATGAGCCGCAGCGTCTTCGGTCGCCACATCTACGCCATCGGTGGCAACCGCACCGCCGCGAAGCTCTCGGGCATCAACACCCGTCGCGTGGACTTCCTGCTGTTCGTCAACATGGGTGTGCTCGCGGCCCTCGCCGGCATCGTGTTCACGGGTCGTCTGAACTCCGCCGGTCCCGGCGCCGGCAACCTCTTCGAGCTGGATGCCATCGCGGCATCCTTCATCGGTGGAGCAGCCGTGCAGGGTGGTGTCGGCCGCGTGGTCGGCGCGATCGCCGGTGGTCTGGTCATGGGTGTGCTCAACAACGGCATGTCGCTCATGGGCATCTCGACCGACGTGCAGCAGTTCATCAAGGGTCTGGTGCTGCTGCTGGCCGTCGCCTTCGACGTCTGGAACAAGAACCGCACGCGCGGCTGA
- a CDS encoding sensor histidine kinase — MTTASVLPPPPPTASSGEPRPAAAAGAPALTPRVRIASPGRVAAAAAHLIALGVIGPTVFTALFGLLGVGFGLLFALLFGVVLLAGLVYALFALAWFERARVDGLYDIGLAPLRPRRSPRTGFVGVLHTVWLQATDPVQWRAVASFAIATILGLVAVSAAGAVAWGIALAVSPVFGWSNTRLFGIFPFDGALVPIAGVLTTVVALAVVIGAALLHGLIVRTLFVPSREAQLEEAARTSDTRREGAVRAAEVERTRIERDLHDGVQPRLVSIGMTLGLAQTKIDDDPEAAKALVAEAHASTKSAITELRQLARGIHASVLDDRGLDAALSALASRSHIPVTLDVRLPRRCTRAAEAAVYFALAEALTNAAKHSRATGCRVHVRVRDDGTLWAKVEDDGLGGARVVPGGGLDGIVNRVTAAGGTARIDSPQGGPTTVEVSVPCAS, encoded by the coding sequence ATGACCACGGCATCCGTTCTCCCGCCCCCGCCGCCGACCGCGTCGAGCGGCGAACCCCGTCCCGCTGCCGCGGCCGGGGCGCCCGCCCTCACCCCCCGTGTGCGCATCGCCTCGCCCGGCCGTGTGGCGGCCGCGGCCGCGCACCTCATCGCCCTCGGTGTGATCGGCCCGACCGTCTTCACTGCGCTGTTCGGCCTCCTCGGGGTCGGGTTCGGCCTGCTCTTCGCCCTGCTCTTCGGGGTGGTGCTGCTCGCGGGTCTCGTCTACGCGCTGTTCGCCCTCGCGTGGTTCGAGCGGGCGCGCGTCGACGGCCTCTACGACATCGGCCTGGCGCCCCTCCGCCCGCGGCGCAGTCCCCGCACCGGCTTCGTGGGCGTGCTGCACACGGTCTGGCTGCAGGCGACCGACCCGGTGCAGTGGCGGGCTGTGGCGTCGTTCGCCATCGCCACGATCCTCGGACTCGTCGCCGTCTCTGCAGCCGGAGCGGTGGCGTGGGGGATCGCGCTGGCGGTCAGCCCCGTGTTCGGATGGTCCAACACCCGGCTGTTCGGGATCTTCCCCTTCGACGGGGCGCTCGTCCCCATCGCCGGCGTCCTGACCACGGTCGTCGCGCTCGCGGTCGTGATCGGCGCCGCTCTGCTGCACGGGCTCATCGTTCGCACCCTTTTCGTGCCCTCCCGCGAGGCGCAGCTCGAAGAGGCCGCGCGGACCTCCGACACCCGGCGCGAGGGTGCCGTGCGCGCCGCCGAGGTGGAGCGCACGCGCATCGAGCGCGACCTGCACGACGGCGTCCAACCGCGCCTCGTCTCCATCGGCATGACCCTGGGCCTGGCCCAGACCAAGATCGACGACGATCCGGAGGCTGCCAAGGCCCTCGTGGCCGAGGCCCACGCGTCGACCAAGTCGGCCATCACGGAGCTCCGGCAGTTGGCGCGTGGCATCCACGCCTCGGTGCTGGACGACCGGGGACTGGATGCCGCGCTCTCGGCCCTCGCCTCGCGCTCGCATATCCCCGTCACCCTCGACGTGCGGCTCCCGCGTCGCTGCACCCGGGCGGCGGAGGCGGCGGTGTACTTCGCCCTCGCGGAGGCGCTCACCAACGCCGCGAAGCACTCCCGGGCGACCGGATGCCGCGTGCACGTGCGCGTGCGCGACGACGGGACCCTGTGGGCCAAGGTCGAGGACGACGGCCTCGGCGGCGCGCGCGTCGTCCCGGGCGGCGGCCTGGACGGCATCGTCAACCGCGTCACCGCCGCGGGCGGGACGGCCCGGATCGACAGCCCCCAGGGCGGTCCCACGACGGTGGAGGTGAGCGTGCCGTGCGCGTCCTGA
- a CDS encoding LuxR C-terminal-related transcriptional regulator, whose protein sequence is MRVLICEDSVLLREGLVRLLADDGHEIVAALADTDGLEAAVADTSPDLCILDVRLPPTWTDEGIRAAIALRSRHPGLAVLVLSQYVEERYASDLIADGQGSLGYLLKDRVADVRDFLEALGRIAGGATVLDPEVVSQLLTRRRRDERLQSLTERERSVLALIAEGRSNQSIAQTLFVSPASVEKYITAIFTKLGLEPDETGNRRVIAALVHLGHDHPGASS, encoded by the coding sequence GTGCGCGTCCTGATCTGCGAGGACTCCGTTCTCCTGCGCGAGGGCCTGGTCCGTCTCCTGGCCGACGACGGGCATGAGATCGTCGCCGCTCTCGCCGACACCGACGGGCTGGAGGCCGCGGTGGCGGACACCTCGCCCGACCTCTGCATCCTGGACGTGCGGTTGCCGCCGACCTGGACCGACGAGGGCATCCGCGCCGCGATCGCGCTGAGGTCGCGGCATCCCGGGCTCGCGGTCCTCGTGCTGTCGCAGTACGTCGAGGAACGCTATGCGAGCGATCTCATCGCCGACGGACAGGGTTCGCTCGGCTACCTGCTGAAGGACCGCGTGGCCGACGTCCGCGACTTCCTCGAGGCGCTGGGCCGCATCGCCGGGGGCGCGACCGTGCTCGACCCCGAGGTCGTGTCGCAGCTGCTGACCCGGCGCCGACGGGACGAGCGGCTGCAGAGCCTCACGGAGCGCGAGCGCTCCGTGCTCGCCCTCATCGCCGAAGGCCGATCGAACCAGTCCATCGCGCAGACGCTGTTCGTCTCCCCGGCGAGCGTCGAGAAGTACATCACCGCCATCTTCACCAAGCTGGGCCTCGAGCCCGACGAGACCGGCAATCGCCGCGTCATCGCCGCCCTGGTCCACCTGGGCCACGACCACCCCGGAGCCTCGTCATGA
- a CDS encoding EamA family transporter yields MDATGVAASVSIAVVATALAFVCWFTGLRHLPAGTVGVIGLLNPVTGVLLGVAVGGETLAPPLLLGILLVLAAIASAHARKGSFPVARARRKR; encoded by the coding sequence GTGGATGCCACAGGAGTCGCCGCCTCCGTCAGCATCGCCGTCGTGGCCACGGCGCTGGCTTTCGTGTGCTGGTTCACCGGGCTCCGGCACCTGCCCGCGGGAACGGTCGGGGTCATCGGCCTGCTCAACCCCGTGACCGGGGTCCTGCTCGGCGTCGCGGTCGGCGGCGAGACGCTCGCTCCACCGCTGCTGCTCGGCATCCTGCTGGTCCTGGCGGCGATCGCCAGCGCCCACGCGCGCAAGGGGTCATTCCCTGTCGCTCGGGCGCGCCGCAAGCGATAG
- a CDS encoding RNA polymerase sigma factor, with protein MSEATTREERATTVVRTNGPDLRRYFLRRDTVDHHDLLHETFAVIWRRREHLPIEATAARMWSFGVARNILRRHQRRRRTHDLAVESAVRTAEVGLPADPADLVEAAERHAAIRFALRRMSAQDREIITLVHWDGFTLTEAAALLRLNPSTARTRYARAKGRLAARLTRDDHSPAG; from the coding sequence GTGAGCGAGGCTACGACCCGCGAAGAGCGGGCGACCACGGTTGTTCGAACCAACGGCCCTGACCTTCGGCGTTACTTTCTCCGCCGCGACACGGTCGACCACCACGATTTGCTTCATGAGACATTCGCTGTGATCTGGAGACGCCGCGAACATCTGCCGATCGAAGCGACAGCTGCCCGGATGTGGAGCTTCGGTGTGGCACGCAACATCCTGCGTCGCCACCAACGCCGTCGGCGAACTCATGACCTCGCGGTTGAGAGCGCGGTGCGCACTGCGGAGGTGGGACTACCCGCCGACCCGGCCGATCTCGTTGAAGCTGCCGAGCGCCACGCCGCCATCCGCTTCGCCTTGCGCCGTATGTCTGCGCAAGACCGAGAGATTATTACGCTCGTGCATTGGGACGGTTTCACACTCACGGAGGCCGCCGCGCTTCTACGGCTCAATCCGTCAACAGCGCGGACACGCTACGCGCGAGCAAAGGGACGTCTCGCAGCGCGTCTCACTCGGGACGACCATTCGCCAGCAGGTTAG
- a CDS encoding MarR family transcriptional regulator yields MSTSVHALINLQQRLNVSAAVFQSALATELGLSIKELYTLAILFDTDAISTGELAERLSITPAAATKITDRLVARGHVARNADVNDRRRVLISLVHLDTELISSASERYVAQLVDVSSSFSDAERAAIARYLENVTTLLQKQTSSTRT; encoded by the coding sequence ATGTCAACGTCGGTCCATGCACTCATCAACCTTCAACAGCGACTGAATGTCTCTGCTGCGGTCTTCCAGAGTGCCCTCGCGACCGAACTGGGGCTGTCCATCAAGGAGCTCTACACGCTTGCGATCCTGTTCGACACCGATGCCATTTCGACAGGAGAGCTAGCGGAACGCCTGTCGATTACACCCGCCGCAGCCACCAAGATCACCGACCGGCTCGTTGCCCGCGGCCACGTCGCTCGCAACGCCGACGTGAACGACCGGCGGCGAGTACTGATCTCCCTCGTTCACCTGGACACCGAGTTGATTTCCTCAGCATCCGAGCGCTACGTCGCGCAGCTCGTTGATGTGTCGAGCAGTTTCTCGGACGCAGAGCGGGCGGCCATCGCCCGTTATCTCGAGAACGTCACCACGCTGCTACAGAAGCAGACCTCGTCCACTCGGACGTGA
- the hrpA gene encoding ATP-dependent RNA helicase HrpA, translated as MSVEPVIVYPPELPVSAARDEIARAIRDNQVVIVAGATGSGKTTQLPKICLELGRTSIAHTQPRRIAARTIAERIAEEMQVPLGSTVGYKVRFTDKVSADTRVALVTDGILLNEIHRDRLLRRYDTIIVDEAHERSLNIDFLLGYLRRILPKRPDLKVIVTSATIDPESFARHFAAPPAQPGGEPVPAPVIEVSGRTYPVEIRYRPLDGADRAPEDSDDETLDAGIPAPQPKKVRSPARPAAKTGRDGDDADEVGAVVAALRELDREPAGDVLVFFPGEAEIRDAADAIRGAYQKDAAPTEVLPLYGRLSAAEQHRVFERSTVAGVRRRVILATNVAETSLTVPGIRYVVDTGTARISRYSNRSKIQRLPIEAVSQASAQQRSGRAGRTSPGVAIRLYSEDDFTRRPEYTEPEILRTSLASVILQMLSLGFGDIQAFPFLTPPDSRGVKAAFDLLVELGAVKLPAPGARPRDDRPDRDPSRGRGGRDGRDDDRGPRLTEIGREIARLPIDPRFARMLIEARRNDVQAEVLAIVSGMSIQDVRERPEDRREEADRFHARFTDPTSDFLSLLNLWDYLQEKQAELGSSAFRRLCRSEHLNYVRVREWVDVHRQLRSLGAEGGGRDGGGGRDHRGRAQTRDAAAPSTGQPEGHAQGDAIHRAILSGLLSHIGILDPRTIAQAKDRKAPGDARPTKGEYIGARGARFAIFPGSGLKKKRPSAVMAAELVETSRLFARTVAAVDPAWAEELAPDLVKRSLSEPHWSKDAGSAAAYEKVTLFGVELVGRRRVQLARFDRPLAREMFVRHALVEGEWDPSVLDKRLTAFLRRNVEQRRLLEKIEERERRRDILIGDEAVFAFYNARIRADVTDVRSFEAWWKDAIHRTPHLLDLRESDLTGDRAQGDDRAFPARWRQGDQTLNLAYRFEPGAPDDGVTVVVPLPLLAQLRPDGFDWQVPGMRDELVTALLRALPKTIRRNVVPAADWAEKFSAELAEKGPEHANGLPRTTLVDALAALVQRVANQRVSAADFELERVPAHLLPSFRAVDARGRAVGSDRDLGALQRRLADRARSSVEATVARPAARTAAQVAEASPAFASRSKLTTWDLDELTEVVDTPVAGGVVRGYPALVDEGDSVALRVEATPEEATRLTRAGIRRLMLLAVPSPATYVLDHLTANEKLALAASPYQNAKALIEDARVALADDVLLREAPTGIVRTRAEFERVRDAFSAASVERTFQTVSLAAKILLAQREVERAMKDAASITLLGALNDVRGQVKGLLFPGFLSRTGLQRLQHYPRYLAGALERVKTLSDNPGRDRQRMTEYERAAAGFVDAGGAVPLPAEAAANLVQTRWLLEELRVSLFAQRLGTAEPVSPQRIAKALKG; from the coding sequence GTGTCCGTCGAACCCGTCATCGTGTACCCGCCCGAGCTGCCCGTCAGCGCGGCGCGGGACGAGATCGCGCGCGCCATCCGCGACAACCAGGTCGTGATCGTCGCGGGCGCGACCGGGTCGGGCAAGACCACGCAGCTGCCGAAGATCTGCCTCGAGCTCGGCCGCACCTCCATCGCGCACACGCAGCCCCGCCGCATCGCCGCGCGCACGATCGCCGAGCGCATCGCCGAGGAGATGCAGGTGCCGCTCGGCTCGACCGTCGGCTACAAGGTGCGTTTCACCGACAAGGTGTCGGCCGACACGCGCGTGGCGCTGGTGACCGACGGCATCCTGCTCAACGAGATCCACCGCGACCGGTTGCTGCGCCGCTACGACACGATCATCGTCGACGAGGCCCACGAGCGCTCGCTCAACATCGACTTCCTGCTCGGCTACCTCCGCCGCATCCTGCCGAAGCGCCCCGACCTGAAGGTCATCGTCACCTCGGCGACGATCGACCCCGAGAGCTTCGCGCGCCACTTCGCCGCTCCCCCGGCCCAGCCCGGCGGCGAGCCGGTGCCGGCGCCCGTGATCGAGGTGTCGGGCCGCACGTATCCGGTCGAGATCCGGTATCGGCCGCTCGATGGCGCGGACCGGGCTCCGGAGGATTCGGACGACGAGACCTTGGATGCCGGCATCCCGGCGCCACAGCCGAAGAAAGTCCGGAGCCCGGCACGGCCCGCCGCCAAGACCGGACGCGACGGGGACGACGCGGACGAAGTCGGAGCCGTCGTCGCGGCGCTCCGTGAACTCGACCGCGAGCCGGCGGGCGATGTGCTCGTCTTCTTCCCCGGTGAGGCCGAGATCCGGGATGCGGCGGATGCCATCCGCGGGGCGTACCAGAAGGATGCGGCTCCCACCGAGGTGCTGCCCCTGTACGGCCGTCTCTCCGCCGCGGAGCAGCACCGGGTCTTCGAGCGGTCCACCGTCGCGGGTGTGCGCCGCCGCGTCATCCTCGCCACCAACGTCGCCGAGACGAGTCTCACCGTCCCCGGCATCCGGTACGTCGTCGACACCGGCACCGCCCGCATCTCGCGCTACAGCAACCGGTCGAAGATCCAGCGTCTGCCGATCGAGGCCGTGTCGCAGGCGTCGGCGCAGCAGCGCTCGGGCCGCGCGGGCCGCACGTCGCCGGGTGTCGCGATCCGGCTCTACTCCGAAGACGACTTCACCCGTCGCCCGGAGTACACCGAGCCCGAGATCCTGCGCACGTCGCTGGCATCCGTCATCCTGCAGATGCTGTCGCTCGGATTCGGCGACATCCAGGCGTTCCCCTTCCTCACCCCGCCCGACTCGCGGGGCGTCAAGGCCGCGTTCGACCTGCTCGTCGAACTCGGCGCGGTGAAGCTGCCGGCACCGGGCGCGCGACCCCGCGACGACCGGCCCGACCGCGACCCGTCGCGCGGGCGCGGCGGACGAGACGGGCGCGACGACGACCGCGGCCCCCGCCTGACCGAGATCGGCCGCGAGATCGCCCGCCTGCCGATCGACCCGCGCTTCGCGCGCATGCTCATCGAGGCCCGGCGAAACGACGTGCAGGCCGAGGTGCTCGCGATCGTGTCGGGCATGTCGATCCAGGACGTGCGCGAGCGCCCCGAGGACCGCCGCGAAGAGGCAGACCGCTTCCACGCGCGCTTCACCGACCCGACCAGCGATTTCCTTTCCCTGTTGAACCTCTGGGACTACCTGCAGGAGAAGCAGGCCGAGCTCGGTTCGAGCGCGTTCCGGCGTCTGTGCCGCAGCGAGCACCTCAACTACGTGCGCGTGCGCGAGTGGGTCGACGTGCACCGGCAGCTGCGGTCACTCGGCGCCGAGGGCGGCGGGCGCGACGGCGGCGGCGGGCGCGACCACCGCGGACGTGCTCAGACGCGGGATGCCGCAGCCCCGTCGACCGGCCAGCCCGAGGGCCACGCGCAAGGCGACGCCATCCACCGCGCTATCCTCTCCGGATTGCTGTCGCACATCGGCATCCTGGATCCCCGCACGATCGCGCAGGCCAAGGACCGCAAAGCCCCCGGCGACGCCCGCCCCACGAAGGGCGAGTACATCGGCGCGCGCGGGGCGCGGTTCGCGATCTTCCCCGGCTCCGGGCTGAAGAAGAAGCGCCCCTCGGCGGTGATGGCGGCCGAGCTCGTCGAGACCTCGCGCCTCTTCGCCCGCACGGTCGCCGCCGTCGACCCCGCGTGGGCCGAAGAGCTCGCCCCCGACCTCGTGAAGCGCTCGCTGAGCGAGCCGCACTGGTCGAAGGATGCCGGCTCCGCCGCCGCGTACGAGAAGGTCACGCTCTTCGGGGTCGAGCTCGTCGGGCGTCGCCGCGTGCAGCTCGCCCGTTTCGACCGTCCGCTCGCGCGCGAGATGTTCGTGCGGCACGCGCTGGTCGAGGGTGAGTGGGACCCCTCGGTGCTCGACAAGCGCCTTACGGCGTTCCTGCGTCGCAACGTCGAGCAGCGCCGCCTGCTCGAGAAGATCGAGGAGCGCGAGCGCCGCCGCGACATCCTCATCGGCGACGAAGCGGTGTTCGCGTTCTACAACGCCCGCATCCGCGCCGACGTCACCGACGTGCGCTCGTTCGAGGCCTGGTGGAAGGATGCCATCCACCGCACGCCGCACCTGCTCGACCTACGCGAGTCCGACCTCACCGGCGACCGGGCGCAGGGCGACGACCGGGCGTTCCCCGCGCGCTGGCGCCAGGGCGATCAGACCCTCAACCTCGCCTACCGCTTCGAGCCGGGCGCGCCCGACGACGGCGTCACGGTCGTCGTGCCGCTGCCGCTGCTCGCGCAGCTGCGTCCCGACGGCTTCGACTGGCAGGTGCCGGGCATGCGTGACGAGCTCGTCACGGCGTTGCTCCGGGCGCTGCCGAAGACCATCCGACGCAACGTCGTTCCGGCCGCGGACTGGGCCGAGAAATTCAGCGCCGAGCTCGCCGAGAAGGGCCCCGAGCACGCGAACGGCCTGCCGCGAACGACGCTCGTCGACGCCCTCGCCGCGCTCGTGCAGCGCGTCGCGAACCAGCGCGTGAGCGCCGCCGACTTCGAGCTCGAGCGCGTGCCTGCGCACCTGCTGCCGTCGTTCCGCGCTGTCGACGCCCGCGGCCGCGCCGTCGGCAGCGACCGCGACCTCGGGGCGTTGCAGCGCCGCCTCGCCGACCGCGCCCGCTCCAGCGTGGAGGCGACGGTCGCACGCCCCGCGGCTCGGACTGCCGCCCAGGTCGCCGAGGCCTCCCCCGCTTTCGCCTCGCGCTCGAAGCTCACGACCTGGGATCTCGACGAACTCACCGAGGTCGTCGACACCCCCGTCGCCGGTGGCGTCGTGCGCGGCTATCCGGCGCTCGTCGACGAGGGCGACAGCGTGGCACTGCGCGTCGAGGCGACCCCCGAGGAGGCCACGCGGCTCACGCGGGCCGGCATCCGACGGCTGATGCTGCTGGCCGTCCCCTCCCCCGCCACGTACGTGCTCGACCACCTCACCGCGAACGAGAAGCTCGCGCTCGCGGCATCCCCGTACCAGAACGCCAAAGCGCTCATCGAGGACGCGCGCGTGGCCCTGGCCGACGACGTGCTGCTGCGCGAAGCGCCGACGGGGATCGTCCGCACGCGAGCGGAGTTCGAGCGCGTGCGCGATGCGTTCTCGGCGGCGTCGGTCGAACGCACCTTCCAAACGGTGTCGCTCGCGGCGAAGATCCTGCTCGCGCAGCGCGAGGTGGAGCGGGCGATGAAGGACGCCGCATCCATCACGCTGCTGGGAGCCCTTAACGACGTGCGCGGCCAGGTGAAGGGGCTGCTGTTCCCCGGCTTCTTGTCGCGCACCGGCCTGCAGCGGCTGCAGCACTACCCCCGCTACCTTGCGGGCGCGCTGGAGCGGGTGAAAACGTTGTCCGACAACCCCGGACGCGACCGTCAGCGTATGACCGAGTACGAGCGCGCCGCGGCGGGCTTCGTGGATGCCGGGGGCGCGGTGCCCCTTCCCGCCGAGGCCGCGGCGAACCTCGTCCAGACGCGGTGGCTGCTCGAGGAGCTGCGCGTGAGCCTGTTCGCCCAGCGCCTCGGCACCGCCGAACCGGTCTCGCCGCAGCGCATCGCGAAGGCGCTGAAGGGCTGA